ATCACGGTCTGCCAGTGGTCGGACGGGAAAACGACCGGGAAGCGGTACAGCCGATGGCCCTGCCCCCGATCCTCGCCGTAGGTGTCGAGAATCTCGCGCGCGATTTCCGGGTTGGGGAAGTCCACTCCGCGCACCGTGAACCACGGTACGTTGCGCGGCACCAGCGGGGACTTGAGCTGGGGCAGCGCCTGTGCCAGCGCCCTCTCGATCGCCTCGAACGATCGCCCTTCGGCCACGCCCTGGGTGTAGATGGCCTTGGCCTCGGGTTGCTCGGCCGCCTTGCGCGTGAGCACCATGATGCCCGGGCGGATCTTGCCGCCGATGGGGATGCGCGCGGGGGCCTGGCCCAGCAAGGTCGGCAAGGAGTCCGGTCCGCCCTGCACCGTGATAATGGCTTGTGCCATGGAGTGCTCCTTCATGAACATCGGGACATTCCGATGGTTCATGCTCTCGCGCATATGGCCGTCATCAACCCTTGGCACCGGCTTGCAGCTGATCGCGCAGCTGTAAGCCGATAGACCCAACATTCCCGAGTTGAATCTTCAAGATTGCCCAAGGCGTAGCGTTGACGGACAGGGCACACACTTGGCTGATGCCGAAACCCCCTGCATTTCGCCGCGGTTTCGGCTGGCGCGCAGTCAAGCAACTGTTCAGCATGGATCCATGGCCAAGCTGGAGCAACAAGGAGCGATAGCGTGCAAGTGGAGGAAACCATCGAACCCGAAGAGGGAACACCGCAAAGTTCCTGGGCGCTCGCGATCGCGATGCTGCGTGGCGTTCTGAACGGTGACACCTACGACGCCGTCGCATCCCGACATGGCATCACGCGCACGGCCGTCGAACGGCGCATCAAGGCCGTCGCCATCCATGTCGCCTCCACCGCCGGCATCGCGGGACTGAATGCCGAGGGAGCGACCTTCGTTCGGCGTCTCCGGCTGCATCGCGACGCCATCCACGACGCCTTGGACAGACTGGGCACCGAACCACCTGCCCATGCACGGCATATTCGCGTTCTCACCGATCAGGAAATCAGCTCAGGTGCCGTGCGCATTCGAGGGCGCAGTCAGCAGCCCCACGAAGATCTCGCCCTTTACTACATCCTGCTCGCCACGGGCGCCCGGCCGCTGGAGATCGCTCGCCTTGAAGTCCGCGACTATCTCCATGCCGACGGCACGGTGCGCCGAATCTCGTCTGTCCGGCCCGAGGTCGCCATCACCGGGAAGGAGCGTCCGCTTTTCTTCTGCAGCACGCGGCTCGAGGAAGCCTTGAACGCCTACCTGGCAGAACGCGTTGCCGCCCGACAGGGGTTGGGCTCAGGCGGGTGGTACCGAGGACTCGACCCCGCCAGCCGGCTCTTTCTGTCCGCCAATGGCCAGGGCTTCGAGATCAAGCCCTATGGGTCGAATGGCCAGAAGCGGTTCCGGTGCCGTGCCATACAAGAAACCTACCGCAAGCTTTTCCGCTACGCCGAACTCAAGCAGGTGACCGCGCTCACGGTCCGCCATACCGTGGCCGACCGCCTCTATGCAAGAGGCGCGGACGAATCCCAGATAGGACTGCTGCTGGGCATCGCCGACCGCAGTGCGGTACGGGAGCAATTCCCCCGCCGTCTGCCATCGCTGGACACCCTGACCACCGATCTGGTGTAGCGGCCATGAACGGGATCACAGCCGTTCCGGCCCCGGATGAGCAACGATTCTCCATCCGTGGCCAGATCTGGCAGATCACCGATCCGGGCCTGCAAGAGGCCCTCGCCCAGATTCATGACACGGCGGAACGGCCGCGTTGCCTGTGCGTGCCCGATGGGGTCGAGATGTACGTGGCACGGCACCGTCAATACCTCGTGAAACGAATGCCGGACACCGGCAAGTCCCATCATCCACTGTGCCCATCGTATGAGCCCGACAACGCCTATTCGGGACTGGGTGACTTGGTGGGCGACGCCGTGCTCGAAACGCATCCGGGCCATGTCGAGCTTCGCGTCGACTTTCCGTGGACGCGCGTTCATAGGCGGGCTGTGGCGCGCGGCGAGCCGGACGAGCCGGGAGAGGTTTCGGTACCGCGCAGGCGCATGACCCTCAGAGCCGTCACGCACTTCCTGTTCGAACGGGCGGGCTTCAACCGGTGGACACCGGCGATGTCCGGGAAACGCAATCAAGGGGTGCTGTGCAAGTACCTGCTCGAAGCCGCTGCGGAGATCGAGGTCAAGGGCAAGTGCCTGGCCGAAAGGCTCTACGTCCCCGAGCCCTTCAGCGAACCCGCAAAGGCTGATATCGCGCGGCGTCGGCGTGCCAAGTTGGCAGTGCTGCAACCCCATGACGGCCAGGCACCGCTCGCGCTGGTGATCGGCGAGTTCAAGACCTGCGAGCGCGGTGACAACGGCTGCCGCATCTGGATCCGCCACATGCCGGATGCTCCGCTTCTGATGGACTCACGCGCGTGGGATCGCCTGGCTCGCACCTACGCGGCCCTGCTGGAAGCGCGCGATGCAGATTCCGGCCACCCCGTCCGGCTCGTCATGGCGGCGCTGATCCACGCCCGGCGGGAGTTCACCTACGAGATCGACGCTGCCAGTCTGATGCTGGTCAGCGAGCAGTGGATTCCCGTGGATGGCATCCACGAACTCCCCCTCGTCGATGCCTTGATCGCGCAAAGGCGGCGCTTTCTCAAACCGTTGCGCTATGACGCCAAAGCTGCGGCAGCCTTCCCCAATGCTCTGCTGCTGGACTGCGGCACCACACTCGTCCCTTTGCATCTGACCAGCGAATTCATGAACCCAAGGGACCGGGCCCTGAAGCAAAAAGCGATTCTCGCTGGCGGAATTTCAAACGCGTGGCATTGGCATACCGCCAATCCGATGCCGTCACTGCCTCCCAAAGCATCGGGCCAGCGCCTCTGACCGTCGCCTGAGGTTCCGGTTGCTCACGCATCCACTGCAGCCGGAACACGCCAGTCGTTCAATCCTGCTCGGCAATCCATCGCCGTACATCCTCTACGCGCCATGCCGTGATCCCAACCGACAGGCGAATCGGGGCGGGGAATACCCCTTCGTTGACACGCCGCCAAAGCGTGGACTTGGAAAACGGGACGAAGCTCAGCAGCAGCTTCTGGCGGACGAATCCCGTATCGGGCAGCCTGGGCCGCTGCGCCTGAAGTCCGGCGGGCGCAGCGGGAGAAGTGGTCGAGGTAACTTGCATGATCATTCCTTGTCTTGGCGAATGCCAAAGGTGCAGGGGCATGACCAGCTCTGTCGCAGCGAAGTCGGTCTTGAAAG
This region of Alicycliphilus denitrificans K601 genomic DNA includes:
- a CDS encoding helix-turn-helix transcriptional regulator, giving the protein MQVTSTTSPAAPAGLQAQRPRLPDTGFVRQKLLLSFVPFSKSTLWRRVNEGVFPAPIRLSVGITAWRVEDVRRWIAEQD
- a CDS encoding site-specific integrase, encoding MQVEETIEPEEGTPQSSWALAIAMLRGVLNGDTYDAVASRHGITRTAVERRIKAVAIHVASTAGIAGLNAEGATFVRRLRLHRDAIHDALDRLGTEPPAHARHIRVLTDQEISSGAVRIRGRSQQPHEDLALYYILLATGARPLEIARLEVRDYLHADGTVRRISSVRPEVAITGKERPLFFCSTRLEEALNAYLAERVAARQGLGSGGWYRGLDPASRLFLSANGQGFEIKPYGSNGQKRFRCRAIQETYRKLFRYAELKQVTALTVRHTVADRLYARGADESQIGLLLGIADRSAVREQFPRRLPSLDTLTTDLV
- a CDS encoding DUF1173 domain-containing protein, producing the protein MNGITAVPAPDEQRFSIRGQIWQITDPGLQEALAQIHDTAERPRCLCVPDGVEMYVARHRQYLVKRMPDTGKSHHPLCPSYEPDNAYSGLGDLVGDAVLETHPGHVELRVDFPWTRVHRRAVARGEPDEPGEVSVPRRRMTLRAVTHFLFERAGFNRWTPAMSGKRNQGVLCKYLLEAAAEIEVKGKCLAERLYVPEPFSEPAKADIARRRRAKLAVLQPHDGQAPLALVIGEFKTCERGDNGCRIWIRHMPDAPLLMDSRAWDRLARTYAALLEARDADSGHPVRLVMAALIHARREFTYEIDAASLMLVSEQWIPVDGIHELPLVDALIAQRRRFLKPLRYDAKAAAAFPNALLLDCGTTLVPLHLTSEFMNPRDRALKQKAILAGGISNAWHWHTANPMPSLPPKASGQRL